From Mercenaria mercenaria strain notata chromosome 17, MADL_Memer_1, whole genome shotgun sequence, the proteins below share one genomic window:
- the LOC128550231 gene encoding uncharacterized protein LOC128550231, giving the protein MNFSNSCAIDVADIKKVIISKCPLVVGIREKYVRTITPSDSTSPEHSEDCISQLQRAFNDLKENDIKTIFFYYSGHYSKADGFIIQKRKVDTVVPSKEQEYKCEHLSLSNFKDMLRSFLVQNNGKTADRKDKNFIITLDCCEAPIIRLDDSASHDDNISQLNACRPDQAAIKEPDGSGSLFKKIFIQALTMKSTNDNCFLQRDGMRCGICPFMGEDFITIGSLNTYIGRHMKEYQKLLCTEPQMPLQYASSDVKIAYLVDSTSELSFTMKFGEIQKEYKIAYHFFNNTSQLKETLFNEFMDKMLDKEKDSQLQLKVDTYKDILQIVAKTGPKDKDKHKLKLNNLAQVMSAWNGKRELYVEMREISTIEDGMVGVFNDDTEKFLSFLDECKYKKQEEPDHTTYKIDLALFVKVKDDSLKQLQVAILAYRKKEKNAELHIIRPCMRDAKGLRKMRDDFVCFKIEKVKTPLETADTESK; this is encoded by the exons ATGAATTTCTCAAACTCATGTGCTATAGATGTTGCTGACATAAAAAAGGTCATCATATCTAAATGTCCATTGGTGGTGGGCATCAG AGAAAAGTATGTGAGAACAATAACGCCAAGCGACAGTACATCACCCGAACACAGCGAGGACTGCATTTCACAACTACAACGCGCTTTCAATGATCTTAAGGAAAATGATATTAAGACTATTTTCTTTTATTACTCAGGACATTATTCAAAAGCAGATGGTTTcataatacaaaaaagaaaagttGACACAGTGGTGCCATCTAAAGAGCAGGAGTATAAATGTGAACACCTGTCTTTGTCCAATTTCAAAGACATGCTTCGATCTTTTTTGGTACAAAATAATGGCAAGACAGCCGACAGAAAAGACAAGAATTTCATAATTACACTAGACTGTTGTGAAGCGCCTATAATCAGATTAGATGACTCTGCATCTCACGACGACAATATTTCGCAGCTAAATGCTTGTCGACCGGATCAGGCGGCTATTAAAGAACCGGACGGGTCAGGGAGTTTATTCAAGAAGATATTCATACAAGCACTGACAATGAAGTCCACAAACGATAATTGCTTCTTACAGAGGGATGGAATGCGATGCGGTATATGTCCATTTATGGGAGAAGATTTCATTACTATCGGAAGCCTGAATACATACATAGGTAGACATATGAAAGAATACCAAAAACTACTTTGCACAGAGCCACAAATGCCATTGCAGTACGCTTCAAGTGATGTAAAGATAGCTTACTTAGTGGATTCGACGTCTGAACTAAGCTTCACGATGAAATTCGGAGAAATACAAAAGGAATACAAAATAGCTTATCATTTCTTCAACAATACAAGCCAACTGAAGGagactttatttaatgaattTATGG aCAAAATGTTGGACAAAGAAAAAGATTCACAACTTCAATTGAAGGTGGACACTTATAAAGACATTCTTCAAATTGTTGCCAAAACCGGACCTAAAGATAAAGATAAACACAAACTTAAACTCAACAACCTGGCACAAGTTATGTCTGCCTGGAACGGAAAGAGAGAACTATATGTGGAAATGAGAGAAATTTCAACGATAGAAGATGGGATGGTTGGAGTCTTCAATGATGATACTGAAAAGTTTTTATCATTCTTAGATGAATGCAAGTATAAGAAG CAAGAGGAACCGGATCATACCACCTACAAAATTGATTTGGCTCTTTTTGTGAAAGTTAAAGACGACAGTCTAAAGCAGTTGCAAGTGGCAATATTGGCATACCGGAAAAAGGAAAAG AACGCAGAACTACATATCATACGTCCATGTATGAGAGATGCAAAAGGACTTAGGAAAATGAGAGATGACTTTGTATGCTTCAAAATTGAGAAAGTCAAGACGCCGCTTGAAACAGCTGACACAGAATCGAAGTAG